One window from the genome of Salvia miltiorrhiza cultivar Shanhuang (shh) chromosome 7, IMPLAD_Smil_shh, whole genome shotgun sequence encodes:
- the LOC130992265 gene encoding protein FAR1-RELATED SEQUENCE 8-like, whose translation MADAAVLSPAGDGLSSNSGIEITVDETSENSEELLDEGVEGFKIEAPDLRTEDSKMLKLKSNDLENAIQQVLGIGRADLENDGKQVLGIHNVDLQDESENVLEFERNGHESNREKMLEIRSNDRDSSSDQMLGITGNEAGAQNDHTLGKSYLPPVEGMEFESYDDAYNYYNCYAKELGFGIRVKSSWKKRNSKEKRGAVLCCNCEGFKTMKEACTRRKETRTGCLAMIRLRLVESNRWRLDEVKLEHNHLFDHQKAQNSRSHKKMEAGIKRKSGSAVDVEVKTIKLYRTPAVDAVGYGSSSERDFGHHTDQLKRLKFRNGDLEALHNYFHQAQLADPNFFYIMDLNDEGYVRNVFWIDSRSRAAYGYFGDVVVVDSTCLSNKHDIPLLSFSGLNHHGQSVLMGCGLLAEETFETYVWLLRAWLTCMLGRPPQTIITDQCKALQGAISEVFPRAHHCLHLPRVMQSIHEKLGEVGESQVFQTILNRTVYSSMKIEEFETGWEEMIQKFSIRDHEWLNSLYEERERWAPVYLKNSIFAGIFTYQPGEYANPFFHGYLDDQMTWTEFFKVYELLQQKMIQREALDDVESREFRPVLRTRCSYETQASELYTKEIFLKFQEEVALMPGCFSVTRVHVNGPIITCMVKERDDGGDAREARNFEVVYDKIGMEVRCICCCFSFRGYLCRHALTILKYNGVEEIPGQYILTRWRKDMKRLYIPDLGSNSIDISNPVQWHEHLYRRAMQVVAEGMASQDHHMVAWQAFKESLNKVRLAAEKPV comes from the exons ATGGCCGACGCCGCCGTCTTATCTCCCGCCGGTGACGGCCTATCGTCTAATTCCGGCATCGAAATTACC GTGGATGAAACTTCTGAAAACAGTGAAGAACTGCTGGATGAAGGAGTGGAAGGCTTCAAGATTGAAGCCCCTGATCTTCGAACTGAAGACAGCAAAATGCTTAAACTCAAGAGCAATGATCTTGAGAATGCCATTCAACAAGTGCTTGGAATTGGAAGAGCTGACCTTGAGAATGATGGCAAGCAGGTGCTCGGCATTCATAATGTGGACCTTCAAGATGAGAGTGAGAATGTGCTCGAATTTGAGAGGAATGGCCACGAGAGCAACCGTGAGAAAATGCTTGAGATCCGAAGCAATGACAGGGACAGCAGCAGTGACCAAATGCTTGGTATAACTGGCAATGAAGCGGGTGCTCAAAATGATCATACACTTGGAAAGTCATATCTCCCACCTGTCGAGGGAATGGAGTTTGAATCATATGATGATGCCTATAACTACTACAACTGCTATGCCAAGGAGCTTGGATTTGGTATCAGGGTCAAATCTTCATGGAAAAAACGTAACAGCAAAGAGAAGCGTGGGGCAGTACTCTGTTGCAACTGTGAGGGCTTTAAAACAATGAAAGAAGCATGTACTCGAAGAAAGGAAACAAGGACGGGGTGTCTGGCAATGATAAGGTTGCGGTTGGTGGAGTCAAACAGATGGAGGTTGGATGAAGTAAAACTAGAACATAACCATTTATTTGATCATCAGAAAGCTCAAAACTCCCGGTCACATAAGAAGATGGAAGCAGGGATCAAGAGGAAGTCGGGATCTGCTGTTGATGTGGAAGTAAAAACAATTAAGCTTTATCGAACTCCAGCTGTTGATGCTGTGGGTTATGGAAGCTCAAGTGAAAGAGATTTCGGCCACCACACGGATCAGTTGAAACGTTTGAAATTTAGAAATGGTGATCTTGAAGCTCTTCACAATTATTTTCATCAGGCCCAGCTTGCTGACCCGAACTTCTTTTACATTATGGATTTAAACGATGAAGGGTATGTGAGGAATGTTTTCTGGATCGATTCCAGGTCAAGGGCTGCCTATGGCTATTTTGGTGACGTGGTAGTTGTTGACTCAACATGCCTGTCAAATAAGCATGATATTCCACTGCTGTCATTCAGTGGATTGAATCACCATGGTCAATCTGTGTTAATGGGTTGTGGACTGCTCGCTGAAGAAACCTTCGAGACTTATGTTTGGTTATTGAGAGCATGGCTGACATGTATGTTGGGACGTCCTCCACAAACTATAATTACAGACCAATGCAAGGCATTGCAGGGTGCAATCTCTGAGGTTTTCCCAAGGGCTCATCATTGTCTCCATTTACCACGTGTAATGCAGAGCATTCACGAAAAATTAGGGGAGGTGGGTGAGTCGCAAGTATTTCAAACAATATTAAACCGAACAGTGTACAGCTCAATGAAGATAGAAGAATTTGAAACGGGCTGGGAGGAGATGATTCAAAAATTTTCCATCAGAGATCATGAATGGCTCAATAGCTTGTATGAAGAGCGAGAAAGATGGGCTCCAGTTTACTTGAAAAACTCCATTTTCGCTGGAATATTTACTTATCAGCCTGGTGAATACGCAAATCCATTTTTTCATGGCTATTTAGATGATCAAATGACCTGGACTGAATTCTTCAAGGTTTACGAATTACTTCAACAAAAAATGATCCAGAGGGAAGCTCTTGATGATGTCGAGTCGAGAGAGTTTAGACCAGTGTTAAGAACTAGGTGCAGTTATGAAACGCAGGCCTCTGAACTCTATACCAAAGAGATATTCTTGAAGTTCCAAGAAGAGGTGGCGCTGATGCCTGGTTGTTTCAGTGTGACTCGTGTTCATGTAAACGGGCCAATAATCACATGTATGGTTAAAGAACGAGACGATGGAGGAGATGCAAGGGAAGCACGGAACTTTGAAGTTGTGTATGATAAAATAGGCATGGAGGTTCGTTGCATTTGTTGTTGCTTCAGTTTCAGAGGATATCTATGCAGGCATGCGTTGACCATCCTGAAATACAACGGGGTGGAGGAGATCCCCGGCCAGTACATCTTGACGCGGTGGAGGAAGGACATGAAACGCTTGTACATTCCTGATCTTGGCTCCAACAGTATCGACATTAGCAACCCTGTGCAATGGCACGAGCATCTGTATAGACGCGCCATGCAAGTAGTTGCGGAAGGGATGGCATCGCAGGATCATCATATGGTTGCGTGGCAAGCATTCAAGGAATCGCTCAATAAGGTTCGGCTTGCTGCAGAGAAACCTGTGTAG